The Balneola vulgaris DSM 17893 DNA window AAGCTGCGGCCGAAGCTGGCTTCGACCCAGCATCCCTTGAAGTACTTTCTATTGATCCAATGATCTTTGTGTACTTCTTCCTGTTCTTCATCTTTGGTTTCTTTATGTATGCGGCTCTATTTGCGGCGGTTGGTTCAGCGGTAGATTCAGAGCAAGATACCCAGCAGTTTATGCCCATCCTTATGGTGCCTATCATGGGGGCTTACTTTATCAACACCCGAGTGATGGTTGACCCCGACTCTACCCTTTCGGTTGTTGCTTCAATTTTCCCGCTTACCTCGCCAATCAATATGATTACGCGTATAGCTGTAACGGATGTACCGTTCTGGCAAATAGGGGCAAGTTTGATTGCACTAATCGCCACTTTCTTTGGAGTGATGTGGATGAGTGCGAAAATTTACCGTGTTGGAATCTTGATGTATGGTAAGAAAGCAAGTTGGGGCGATCTACTTAAATGGATTCGACAGTCTTAGAACCACACCACTTATAAAAAACTAAAAGGGACGTTCATAGCGTCCCTTTTTTTATGCGATGAACTTAATCGCGAGGCTTCATTTTGTATTCAAACTTCTTTTCGCTCACAAATGAAGTATCCGTACTTTCCGGATCAGGATAATAATCATCGGAATAGGTAGTGGTTAATACATTGATCTTAGATTGTATTTTCACCTGATTCCGAGTGATCTTCTTTTTCTCATCTTCGGTCTCAGCCGTTTTAAAACGATCAGCTAATTCCGTCATCTTTCGTTTGTAGAAATTCAGTTCCAGCGCTTTTATAGTACTTTTTGCTGTTCGATGAGGATTTTTATCCTTTTCGTATTTCATACCAACTTTTTCATGATGTCGATCACTTGCGGCATGTTGTTCTAACAATACATCTCCAACCAGTCTTGGGAAAGGGTCTGGTTTTCCTGAATACACCTGAATAGAAATTTCTTCTTCTTTCTTATAGCGCTCCACGATATCTAGATAAAAATCTTTGAGTTCATCGTCTTCAAAAAGCTTTTGGTTGGTGAATGAACAGATGTATTCCACCATTCCTCGCCCGTAAGTAATCATTAAGCGAATGAGCTCTTTTTCATAATCTGGCTTTTTCGCTTTCGTAGGTGGTTCGAAATGTTCGAATTGATCAAGTGGAGCAAATTCTTGATCTGGAATTGGAGGCATTTCCATATCTGGAGGTCTATTAGAACGTTCTTCTCTGAAGCGTTCTCGGCGTTCTGCACGTTGATCCTCCTTTTGCTTTTCCTTCAGTATGCGCTCTAATTCCTCAAATAACTCTCTATCGCTACCCTTTCTATACTGTTGGGTGCGTTGATGCAGATATTGAACATAAATCTGACGCTGTAGTGATTCCTTGATGTTCGAAATGGCCACCAAGATTTCCGAAATCACTTTTCCGCGCTGAACTGGATTATCTAAACGGCCTTCTTCATCGGCTTTCAAGATCAAGAAATCCACAAAATCTGAAGCCTCTTCCTTTTTAAGCTCATCAAATGATTCTTTTCCGAATTGCTTCACAAAAGAATCAGGATCTTCCCCATCTGGAAGCTCTAATAATTGCACTTCCATTCCTTCAGCTAATGCAATATCAATACCTCTTTTCATGGCAGCTTGGCCGGCATTATCGGCATCATAAATCATGATGATTTTTTCACCATAACGATGCAAAATCTTCATCTGCCCCGAGGTTAATGCGGTACCCGAACTTGCTACCACATTTTTGATACCATGTTCATTCAAGGTTATCACATCGGTATAACCTTCAACCAAAATCACTTCTTTATTCTTACGAATTTCATTCTTCGCAAAATTCACCCCATACACTACTTCACTCTTATTATATACAGGGGTTTGAGCTGAGTTTATGTATTTGGCTGTTTTCTCATTCCCAAGTACACGTCCTGCAAAGGCAATCACTTTACCGGTAGCCCCAAAAATGGGGAACATCAGCCGCCCACGGAAAGTATCGTAGTATCCTTCTCCCCTTTGGCTTGGTTTGATGAGATCGGCTTCAATCAAATAGTTTAAATCGATGCCCGCATTTACCGCTGCTTTGTAGAGTTCATCTCCTCCAGATGGAGCATAACCTAAACCGAATTTTTTAAATACTTCGCGATTGTACCCTCTTTTGTCCAGATACTGAAGAGCTTTTGCTGCCTCAGGGTTCTCAATTAAATTTCTGTAGTAGAATACACCTGCAAATTTGAGTGCATGATAAATTCCTTCTTTGAGCTGCTTGCCTTCTGAAGGTTCGTCGTCTACTTCTTCGGGAATAAATACACCATATCGATCTGCCAATTGGCGCACAGCCTCGGTAAAACCGATACCATCTTGATCCATAATAAACTTGAACACATCACCGGATTCACCACACCCAAAACATTTATAGATGCCTAAGCGAGGGGTAACGTGAAAAGATGGAGTCTTCTCATCATGGTATGGACATAGCCCCGTAAAACCATTGCCAGAGCGCTTTAGCTTCACATAGTCGCCTACTACTTCTACAATATCCGCAGCGTCTCTTACTTCCTCTTTTTTATCCTCAGTGATCATACATAGAGTATAAGAAATTCTCTATTCTGTTTAAGCGTCATTAGTGGGCAAAAATCTGGAATTACGCATCCTGCTTAAATTCTTTTTACGAAAACTCAAATTTGGTGAAATTCAGAACTATCAACTATCTGATAAGGATTGTATATTCCCCACCCATAAAAATTTTGAATCATAAAGAACAAAAATGAGTGTATTAGTTGGAAAAGACACCCGCCTGATCGTGCAAGGCTTTACAGGAAGCGAAGGAAGTTTCCATGCACAGCAAATGATTGAATACGGCACCAATGTTGTTGGTGGAGTTACCCCTGGTAAAGGTGGCCAAACTCACTTAGATCGTCCAGTATTCAACACTGTGGCTGACGCCGTGGAGCAAGTAGACGCAAATACTTCAATCATTTTTGTTCCTCCTGCGTTTGCTGGCGATGCAATCACTGAAGCAGCATTTGCAGGCATTAAAGTAATTATTTGTATCACTGAGGGTATCCCTGTAAAGGATATGATTGTGGCTAAGCAAGTTGTAAAGAGCCATGGTGCTACATTAATCGGACCTAACTGCCCAGGCCTTATCACTCCAGGTGAAGCTAAAGTGGGTATTATGCCAGGAAGTATTTTCACTCCAGGTAAAGTTGGTTTGATTTCACGCTCTGGTACTTTAACGTACGAAGCGGTTGATCAGTTAACG harbors:
- the dnaG gene encoding DNA primase, coding for MITEDKKEEVRDAADIVEVVGDYVKLKRSGNGFTGLCPYHDEKTPSFHVTPRLGIYKCFGCGESGDVFKFIMDQDGIGFTEAVRQLADRYGVFIPEEVDDEPSEGKQLKEGIYHALKFAGVFYYRNLIENPEAAKALQYLDKRGYNREVFKKFGLGYAPSGGDELYKAAVNAGIDLNYLIEADLIKPSQRGEGYYDTFRGRLMFPIFGATGKVIAFAGRVLGNEKTAKYINSAQTPVYNKSEVVYGVNFAKNEIRKNKEVILVEGYTDVITLNEHGIKNVVASSGTALTSGQMKILHRYGEKIIMIYDADNAGQAAMKRGIDIALAEGMEVQLLELPDGEDPDSFVKQFGKESFDELKKEEASDFVDFLILKADEEGRLDNPVQRGKVISEILVAISNIKESLQRQIYVQYLHQRTQQYRKGSDRELFEELERILKEKQKEDQRAERRERFREERSNRPPDMEMPPIPDQEFAPLDQFEHFEPPTKAKKPDYEKELIRLMITYGRGMVEYICSFTNQKLFEDDELKDFYLDIVERYKKEEEISIQVYSGKPDPFPRLVGDVLLEQHAASDRHHEKVGMKYEKDKNPHRTAKSTIKALELNFYKRKMTELADRFKTAETEDEKKKITRNQVKIQSKINVLTTTYSDDYYPDPESTDTSFVSEKKFEYKMKPRD
- the sucD gene encoding succinate--CoA ligase subunit alpha, with amino-acid sequence MSVLVGKDTRLIVQGFTGSEGSFHAQQMIEYGTNVVGGVTPGKGGQTHLDRPVFNTVADAVEQVDANTSIIFVPPAFAGDAITEAAFAGIKVIICITEGIPVKDMIVAKQVVKSHGATLIGPNCPGLITPGEAKVGIMPGSIFTPGKVGLISRSGTLTYEAVDQLTKEGLGQSTAIGIGGDPVIGTTHLDAVKLLQEDPDTEAIVLIGEIGGSAEEEAAEYIAENVDKPVVAFIAGSTAPPGRRMGHAGAIISGGKGTAQEKKKALAAAGITVVDSPAEIGVTLKKMLENA